A single Lacerta agilis isolate rLacAgi1 chromosome 10, rLacAgi1.pri, whole genome shotgun sequence DNA region contains:
- the LOC117053903 gene encoding zinc finger protein 665-like, with amino-acid sequence MESGKGITDRGKLRTHQWTHMDKKGFQCRECGKNFSRSGTLNLHQRTHTGEKPFKCMECGKSFSQSGHLNIHQRTHMDEKPFKCMRCGKSFSQSGNLSSHQRTHTGEKPFKCMECGKSFSQSGHLNIHQRTHTGEKPYKCMECGKSFRYTGQLNIHQRTHTGEKPFKCMECGKSFSHSGHLNIHQQTHTGEKPFKCMECGKSFSHSGHLNIHQRTHTGVKPFKCMECGKSFSFSASLRSHQCIHTGEKPYKCMECGRSFSQSGQLNNHHRTHTGEKPCECKECGKSFSQNRVLKLHQRTHTGEKPYKCMECGKSFSQSGHLNKHQRTHTGEKPYECKECGKSFRHNSDLKLHQRTHTGEKPYKCTECGKSFSFNKNLRMHQRAHTGEKPYKCTECGKSFSFNATLTRHQQTHTGKKPFKCMECGKSFSYTSTLRTHQRTHTGEKPYKCMECGKSFSQSGNLRKHQQTHREESI; translated from the coding sequence ATGGAGAGTGGAAAAGGTATCACTGATAGAGGAAAACTTAGAACACATCAGTGGACTCACATGGACAAAAAAGGATTCCAATGcagggagtgtgggaagaacttcagtcGGAGTGGAACCCTAAAtttacatcaacggactcacacaggggaaaaaccatttaaatgcatggagtgtggaaaaagcttcagtcagagtggacacctcaatatacatcaacggactcacatggatgaaaaaccttttaaatgcatgcggtgtggaaaaagcttcagtcagagtggaaacctAAGttcacatcaacggactcacacgggtgagaaaccatttaagtgcatggagtgtggaaagagcttcagtcagagtggacacctcaatatacatcaacggactcacacgggtgagaaaccatataaatgtatggagtgtggaaagagcttcagatacactggacaGCTCAatatacatcaacggactcacacaggagagaaaccatttaaatgtatggagtgtggaaagagcttcagtcacagtggacacctcaatatacatcaacagactcacacaggagagaaaccatttaaatgtatggagtgcggaaagagcttcagtcacagtggacacctcaatatacatcaacggactcacacaggtgtgaaaccatttaaatgcatggagtgcggaaagagcttcagtttcagTGCAAGCCTTAGATCACATCAATGcattcacacaggagaaaaaccatataaatgtatggagtgtggaaggagcttcagtcagagtggacaactCAATAATCATCATcggactcacaccggggagaaaccatgtgaatgcaaggagtgtggaaagagcttcagtcagaatagAGTCCTTAAATTACAccagcggactcacacaggtgaaaaaccatataaatgtatggagtgtggaaagagcttcagtcagagtggtcACCTCAataaacatcaacggactcacacaggtgaaaaaccatatgaatgcaaggagtgtgggaagagcttcagacACAATAGTGACCTTAAATTACAccagcggactcacacaggtgagaaaccatataaatgtacggagtgtggaaagagcttcagtttcaaTAAGAACCTTAGAATGCACCAACGggctcacacaggtgagaaaccatataaatgtacggagtgcggaaagagcttcagtttcaaTGCAACCCTTACaagacatcaacagactcacacagggaagaaaccatttaaatgcatggagtgcggaaagagcttcagttacaCATCAACCCTAAgaacacatcaacggactcacacaggagaaaaaccatataaatgtatggagtgcggaaagagcttcagtcaaagtggaaatcttagaaaacatcaacaaacacATAGGGAAGAAagcatttaa
- the LOC117054035 gene encoding zinc finger protein 658B-like, producing the protein MESGKCFTDSGKLRTHQRTQMGKKRFQYRECGKNFSQSGHLNIHQRTHTGEKPFKCMECGKSFSKSGNLSSHQRIHTGEKPYKCMECGKSFSQSGNLNKHQQIHTGEKPYKCKECGKRFSFNAKLRSHQQTHTGEKPYKCMECGKSFTFSASLRTHQRTHTGEKPYKCMECGKCFSQSGHLNKHQRIHTGEKSYKCKDCGKSFSKSGYLRKHQQIHTVEKPYKCKECGKSFSFNAKLRSHQRTHTGEKPYKCMECGKSFSQSGHLSMHQQTHTGEKPFKCMECGKSFSQSGNLSSHQRTHMGEKPFKCMECGKSFSVSGELNKHHQTHTGEKPFKCMECGKNFSKSGYLRKHQRIHTGEKPFKCMECGKSFRQSGHLNIHQRTHTGEKPYKCLECGKSFIGSGSLRHHQRTHTGEKPYKCMECGKSFSKSGQLNEHHQTHTGEKPFKCMECGKSFCQNRELKLHQRTHTGEKPYKCTECGNSFRFSASLRSHQRTHTGEKPYECMECGKNFSQKGHLRTHQRTHTGEKPYTCTDCGKSFSFNAKLRIHQRTHTGEKPYKCTECGKSFSVSGQLNKHHQTHTGEKSLKCKEFGKTFTQSGNLRKHQQTHREVTF; encoded by the coding sequence ATGGAGAGTGGGAAATGTTTCACTGATAGTGGAAAACTTAGAACACATCAGCGGACACAAATGGGCAAGAAAAGATTCCAATAcagggagtgtgggaagaacttcagtcagagtggacacctcaatatacaccagcggactcacacaggggaaaaaccatttaaatgcatggagtgcggaaagagcttcagtaagagtgGAAACCTAAGTtcacatcaacggattcacacaggtgaaaaaccatataaatgcatggagtgtggaaaaagcttcagtcagagtggaaacctCAATAAGCATCAGCAGAttcacacaggtgaaaaaccatataaatgtaaggagtgtggaaagagattcagtttCAATGCAAAGCTTAGAtcacatcaacagactcacacaggagagaaaccatataaatgtatggaatgcggaaagagcttcactttCAGTGCATCCCTTAGAacccatcaacggactcacacaggggaaaaaccatataaatgcatggagtgtggaaaatgcTTTAGTCAGAGTGGGCACCTCAATaaacatcaacggattcacacaggtgAAAAATCATATAAATGTAaggattgtggaaagagcttcagtaagagtgGATACCTTAGGAAACATCAACAGATTCACACAgttgaaaaaccatataaatgtaaggagtgtggaaagagcttcagtttcaaTGCAAAACTTAGatcacatcaacggactcacacaggagagaaaccatataaatgtatggaatgcggaaagagcttcagtcagagtggacacctcagtatgcatcaacagactcacacgggagaaaaaccttttaaatgcatggagtgtggaaaaagcttcagtcagagtggaaacctAAGttcacatcaacggactcacatgggtgagaaaccttttaaatgtatggagtgtggaaagagcttcagtgtgaGTGGAGAACTCAATAAACATCaccagactcacacaggggagaaaccatttaagtgcatggagtgtggaaaaaacTTCAGTAAGAGTGGATACCTTAGGaaacatcaacggattcacacaggtgaaaaaccatttaaatgtatggagtgtggaaagagtttccgtcagagtggacacctcaatatacatcaacggactcacacaggggagaaaccatataaatgtttggagtgtgggaagagctttatTGGAAGTGGAAGCTTAAGAcatcatcaacggactcacacaggggagaaaccatataaatgcatggagtgtggaaagagcttcagtaagagtgGACAACTCAATGAACATCaccagactcacacaggggagaaaccatttaagtgcatggagtgcggaaagagcttctgtcagaATAGAGAACTTAAATTACAccagcggactcacacaggggagaagccatataaatgTACGGAGTGCGGAAACAGCTTCCGTTTCAGTGCAAGTCTTAGatcacatcaacggactcacactggagagaaaccatatgaatgtatggagtgtggaaagaacttcagtcagaaaggacaccttagaacacatcaacggactcacacaggggagaaaccatatacatGTACGGattgcggaaagagcttcagtttcaaTGCAAAACTTAGAATccaccaacggactcacacaggggagaaaccatataaatgtacggagtgtggaaagagcttctctgtCAGTGGACAACTGAATAAACATCaccagactcacacaggggagaaatcaTTGAAGTGCAAGGAGTTTGGAAAAACCTTCACTCAAAGTGGAAATCTGAGAAAACATCAGCAGACACATAGGGAAgtaaccttttaa